In Nocardioides bizhenqiangii, the DNA window CGGTCAGGGTGCCGTCGGCCGCCCGCCGCGCCACCTCGTCGGCCGGCAGCGGCAGGATCGCGGCTGCCGCCTTGCGGTAGGCCTGCACCTTGTAGGTGTCGGCACGGCCCCGCTCGAGCAGGAACGCGATCCGGCGCAGCGCGGCGACCGGGCTGCCGTCGTACGGGTCGCCTGCGGTGGTCACCGGATCACCCTTGCAGCCGACCCCGACAACCGAAAATCAGGCACAAATATGTTTTGTCCACAGCCGGTGGAGGAGCGGGGGACGGCGTCGTTGCTGGTCACACGGAGGTACGGCGTCCGCCGGGTGCTCGATTTCCCCACCTCGTCCACAGCCCGAACAGCCATTTCCCCCGTCTCTCCACGGCGGTTCCGCATCGTCCACATCCTCATCCACAGGCTCGTCCACAGGACGGGGTCCCCGTGGATTGACCGGGTTCCCCGTGCTGCCTAGCGTTGCCCGCAGATGGGGCCCCCGGGTCGCCACCGCCGTTCGCAAGGGGAAGGCAAGCGGCGCGAAGCGAACCGGGGGTCACTTCATTTTTCACTGGCCGAGCGTGTCGCAGACGGTGCTTGCCACCCGGGCCATCGCAAGCTCGGCCCAGGGGCTGCGCACCGTGCGGCTTCGCCGCGGTGCGACACGCTGCCGGCCGCGCGGTCGAGGCGGTCAGGGGTTGCGGCTGCATGGCGACTTACGAACCCGGCGCGGGTGGGTCATCGGCCTTCGAACGCCGGCGCCCGCTTCTCCTGCGCCGCCCGGATGCCCTCCTGCAGGTCGGCGGTCGCCAGCGTCACCGGTTGCGCGAGCGCCTCCCAGTCCAGGCAGGCCTCGATGCTCGCGTGCCCCCGCGCCAGCGCAGTCTTGGTCAGCCGCGCGGCGATCGGCGCGGTCGCGGCGACCTCCGCCGCCGTCGCGACGACCTGGTCGCGGAAACCGTCGGGCTCCAGCACCCGCGACACCAGGCCGAGGGCGAGCGCCTCGTCGGCGTCGACCAGACGGCCGGTCAGCAGCAGGTCACGGGCCGCGGCCGGGCCGACCACGTCCGGCAGGAGGTACGTCGTCGCCATGCCCGGGTGCATGCCGAGCCGGAGGAACGGCACTCCCATCCGGGCCCCGCGAGCGGCGTACCGGATGTCGCACGCCAGCGCCATCGCCAGCCCGGCGCCGATGGCCGGTCCGTTGATCGCGGCGATGGTCGGCACCTCGAGCCGGCGGATCGACAGCCAAGCGCGGTAGAACGGCAGCATCCGCGACCGGAGCTGGTCGACGGTGGCGTCCGGCTCCCCCGCGATCCAGGACGTGTTGCCGCCGGCGCAGAACGCGCTGCCCTCCCCGGTCACCACGACCGCCCGTACTTCGGGGTCGTCGGCGAGGTGGTCGACCGCCCGGACCCACGACGCGGTCATCTCGTCGCTCATCGCGTTGCGCATCTCCGGGAGGTCCAGGACGAGCATCGCGACCCCCGAAATGGGCCGTTCGAGCCGCAGATGGGTCAGCGCACTGATTTCAGACATACCGGGCACGGTACTGCGCCTGGAGTTGAGCGTGCCGTAGCCTCAGAGAGGTTCGCGGTCGCGTGCCGTGAACCCCGGCGGGCTTCCCCATACCCTCCCGTCGCGACGACCGAAGTGAAGATGAGCAAGGAGGCCGTCATGGCGGAGACCTGGAGCGGTGAGTTCTACTGCGTGAAGTGCAAGGAGAAGCGCGAGGCGAGCGGTGAGGTCAAGGTCAACGACAAGGGCACCCGCATGGCGAAGGCCGTCTGCCCCGTGTGTTCGACCAACCTGAACCGCATCCTCGGCAAGGCCTGAGCACCCCTCAGACAACCGCAGCGGGCGGCCCCACCCTCGTGGTGGTGCCGCCCGCTGCCGTGTCGAGACCCTGTGGATGACGACCGACGGCGGCCGCCGATCCGTGTCAGCCTGCATCCATGGCTCCCGTACCGACGTCCGCCACGACCGTCGAGCTGCGGCTCCGGCCCGGCGCACCGGTCGTACGGCGGGATGAGGACACCCTCCAGGTCGGCCTGCACCCGCCCCACGCGGTCCGGGTGCCGGACCAGCCCGAGGTTCGGGCTCTCCTCGACGCGCTCCGCGCCGGCGCGGATCCCGGTGAGCTGGCCCCGGTCGCCGTCCGCGCCCTCGACAGCCTGCTGACGGCCGGCCTGGCGTTCCGTACCGCAGCGGGGGTCACCCCGGACCTGGACGTCGCCCAGGCCCAGCACGGCGCCGACGGCCAGCGTCGCCTGGCCGAACGCGCCCGTCACCGGGTCGGTGTCCGCGCCGGCGAGGCGTCTCGTGCGATCCTCGACGACCTGATGGCGCTGGCCGGGCTCGGCGTGGACGACGCCTCACCGTCGGTGTGGCTGGTGGTCACCTCCGGTCCGATCACCCGCGGGACCATCGATCCACTGGTCCGGGCCGGCGCACCGCACCTGTTGGTCTGTGGCGACGGCATCGGCCGCCGGATCGGCCCGTTCGTCGAGCCGGGCCGTACC includes these proteins:
- a CDS encoding enoyl-CoA hydratase/isomerase family protein, yielding MSEISALTHLRLERPISGVAMLVLDLPEMRNAMSDEMTASWVRAVDHLADDPEVRAVVVTGEGSAFCAGGNTSWIAGEPDATVDQLRSRMLPFYRAWLSIRRLEVPTIAAINGPAIGAGLAMALACDIRYAARGARMGVPFLRLGMHPGMATTYLLPDVVGPAAARDLLLTGRLVDADEALALGLVSRVLEPDGFRDQVVATAAEVAATAPIAARLTKTALARGHASIEACLDWEALAQPVTLATADLQEGIRAAQEKRAPAFEGR
- a CDS encoding DUF5679 domain-containing protein, whose translation is MAETWSGEFYCVKCKEKREASGEVKVNDKGTRMAKAVCPVCSTNLNRILGKA